The Equus caballus isolate H_3958 breed thoroughbred chromosome 13, TB-T2T, whole genome shotgun sequence genome includes a window with the following:
- the SMIM10L3 gene encoding salivary gland specific protein SAGSIN1 isoform X1 — MAAALSGLAVRLSRSAAARSYGVFCKGLTRTLLIFFDLAWRLRINFPYLYIVASMMLNVRLQGWKLAGGEEEGK, encoded by the exons ATGGCGGCGGCTCTGTCGGGCCTGGCTGTCCGGCTGTCGCGCTCGGCCGCCGCCCGCTCCTATGGGGTGTTCTGCAAGGGGCTGACCCGCACGCTGCTCATCTTCTTCGACCTGGCCTGGCGGCTGCGCATCAACTTCCCCTACCTCTACATCGTGGCTTCCATGATGCTCAACGTCCGCCTGCAG GGGTGGAAGCtggctgggggtgaggaagagggaaaatga
- the SMIM10L3 gene encoding salivary gland specific protein SAGSIN1 isoform X2, with protein sequence MAAALSGLAVRLSRSAAARSYGVFCKGLTRTLLIFFDLAWRLRINFPYLYIVASMMLNVRLQVHIEIH encoded by the coding sequence ATGGCGGCGGCTCTGTCGGGCCTGGCTGTCCGGCTGTCGCGCTCGGCCGCCGCCCGCTCCTATGGGGTGTTCTGCAAGGGGCTGACCCGCACGCTGCTCATCTTCTTCGACCTGGCCTGGCGGCTGCGCATCAACTTCCCCTACCTCTACATCGTGGCTTCCATGATGCTCAACGTCCGCCTGCAG